Proteins encoded in a region of the Antedon mediterranea chromosome 2, ecAntMedi1.1, whole genome shotgun sequence genome:
- the LOC140041200 gene encoding neurotensin receptor type 1-like — translation MALSIDNTSSDAPRYETSSSNTSQQYDDLIDKFLFSDWETILRYNIIPVVVALGIVGNTMTFIIIVSKLHKSVYLYLANLAIADTLHLIMAPMPVYRIEFIAIPYTIEARRDGWVCGLLDYFPNSAVVAASLTIFWLSIERYMAVCRPYQFQTSGFGTLSRSVKICTIM, via the coding sequence ATGGCATTATCAATCGATAATACATCCAGTGACGCACCGAGATATGAAACTTCATCGTCTAACACGAGTCAACAATACGACGATCTCATTGATAAGTTCCTCTTTAGTGACTGGGAGACGATTTTACGTTACAATATCATTCCTGTTGTTGTCGCTTTAGGAATTGTCGGAAACACCATGACATTTATCATTATAGTGAGTAAATTACACAAATCAGTGTATCTGTATCTAGCCAATTTAGCTATAGCTGATACGTTGCATTTAATTATGGCACCCATGCCAGTATATAGAATCGAGTTCATTGCGATACCATATACTATTGAAGCAAGAAGGGACGGTTGGGTATGTGGACTGTTGGATTATTTTCCTAATAGTGCTGTAGTTGCAGCAAGTTTAACCATATTTTGGCTTTCCATTGAACGTTATATGGCAGTTTGTAGACCATATCAGTTTCAAACAAGTGGATTTGGCACTCTTTCAAGATCTGTAAAAATCTGCACAATTATGTGA